A single genomic interval of Bacillus smithii harbors:
- a CDS encoding right-handed parallel beta-helix repeat-containing protein, whose amino-acid sequence MAGTKTFVNTSPATLQVTLFIREGNDPLSQDGTVSFVLDPGETEVVAFGNAQNSFLNGISLFTIFAGDLYSKIQFVTVVGSELDNLLNTNDVITITKELTDYVLSGGNSSLDAVNNALTVAEMRAALENPQLGLDLTAYNSLTEAQKDQAAGTVLTNRPVSGYPTVASVQEALNHAIDQIVDPNNIFVLAGSVDGNGSRANPFGSIVEGIAAVNPGGTVHVLSGTYPITTQIAVNKEGITLKGEPGTLLVLQADLIPLLILSNNTTIDGLTITSDTPYQKEFIQVAGTNTRLMNNTIFGPPQALPMSDWVVNRAVVPQVNVTNLIVENNTFYSLRTGIYINPNVTGAMNNNVVYNTKGGFLVDRAFTTFNGNSWGIPANEFDIVLLAGTTTGPPYDDLAALSAENNHATISDQRSQ is encoded by the coding sequence ATGGCAGGTACAAAAACATTTGTAAACACGAGCCCGGCCACTTTACAAGTTACTCTTTTTATTCGTGAAGGAAATGACCCGCTAAGTCAAGATGGGACGGTTTCTTTTGTCCTTGATCCGGGAGAAACAGAGGTCGTTGCCTTTGGAAACGCTCAAAACTCTTTCCTGAACGGAATTTCTTTGTTTACTATTTTTGCAGGAGATCTTTATAGCAAAATTCAATTTGTAACCGTAGTTGGAAGTGAGCTTGATAATCTTCTTAATACTAATGATGTGATTACAATCACAAAGGAACTAACCGATTACGTCTTATCTGGAGGCAACAGCAGTCTAGATGCAGTAAATAATGCTCTAACAGTGGCTGAGATGCGGGCTGCTCTTGAAAATCCACAATTGGGGCTTGATCTTACAGCATACAACAGCCTAACAGAGGCACAAAAAGATCAAGCAGCCGGAACCGTATTAACGAATCGACCCGTTTCAGGATATCCTACCGTGGCAAGTGTACAAGAAGCTCTTAATCATGCAATAGATCAAATCGTAGATCCGAACAATATATTTGTTCTTGCAGGCTCAGTAGATGGAAATGGAAGCAGAGCGAATCCATTTGGTAGCATTGTGGAAGGGATTGCAGCCGTAAATCCGGGAGGAACGGTCCATGTATTAAGTGGAACATACCCTATCACCACTCAAATTGCCGTCAATAAGGAAGGGATTACTTTAAAAGGCGAGCCAGGAACATTGCTTGTATTGCAGGCCGATCTTATTCCATTGTTAATTTTATCGAATAATACGACGATTGATGGTTTAACCATAACGAGTGATACTCCTTACCAGAAAGAATTCATCCAAGTTGCCGGAACGAATACAAGGTTGATGAATAACACAATATTCGGTCCTCCACAAGCATTGCCAATGTCTGACTGGGTAGTGAATCGGGCAGTAGTGCCTCAGGTTAATGTAACGAATTTAATAGTTGAAAATAATACGTTTTATTCGTTGCGGACAGGTATTTATATCAATCCAAATGTAACGGGTGCTATGAATAATAACGTGGTTTATAATACAAAAGGTGGTTTTTTAGTGGATCGGGCATTCACGACATTTAATGGTAATTCATGGGGAATCCCGGCAAATGAGTTTGATATTGTCTTGCTAGCTGGAACTACAACAGGACCACCATACGATGATTTGGCTGCCTTAAGTGCCGAAAATAATCATGCAACCATTTCGGACCAAAGATCACAATAA